One Thermus sp. CCB_US3_UF1 DNA window includes the following coding sequences:
- the cas7b gene encoding type I-B CRISPR-associated protein Cas7/Csh2, which produces MVANAEILYLYEAKDTNPNGDPDAENRPRMDYVGQRLLVSDVRLKRYVRDYLLARGEDVWVRSREDGSRTDADGRLEDLKGLYKEETGRDAGAKKKDLDPEFLAWYLRRLRDVRLFGAVLPIKAEGESKGGTGQFVGAVQFDWGYSLHPVEVYTATISSVFAGRTEGGKGEHGTFGKDHRVHYALIAFWGRVSKRRGEAVGLTSEDLEVLEKGLLEGLLEGATTRSKVGQTPRLYLRVDWKEGFRPMGDPRDGLSIRPVEGKAPEGIRSVRDYVLQAHALSESLNSLRESIARVRLWQHPDLQLEGLNLSGLSLEEVNL; this is translated from the coding sequence ATGGTGGCTAATGCGGAGATCCTCTACCTCTATGAGGCCAAGGACACCAACCCCAACGGGGATCCCGACGCCGAAAACCGTCCCCGCATGGACTACGTGGGGCAACGGCTTCTGGTGAGCGATGTACGGCTTAAGCGCTACGTGCGGGACTACCTCCTTGCCCGCGGGGAGGATGTATGGGTGCGTTCCCGCGAGGATGGGAGCCGCACGGATGCCGACGGCAGGCTGGAGGACTTGAAGGGGCTCTACAAGGAAGAAACCGGGCGGGATGCTGGGGCCAAAAAGAAGGACCTGGACCCCGAGTTTCTGGCCTGGTACCTCAGGCGCCTGAGGGACGTGCGCCTCTTTGGTGCGGTGCTACCCATCAAGGCTGAGGGCGAATCCAAGGGTGGGACAGGGCAGTTTGTGGGGGCCGTGCAGTTTGATTGGGGCTACTCCCTTCACCCCGTGGAGGTCTACACCGCCACCATCTCCAGCGTCTTTGCTGGGCGCACAGAAGGCGGCAAAGGGGAGCATGGCACCTTCGGCAAGGACCACCGCGTTCACTACGCCCTCATTGCTTTTTGGGGCAGGGTTTCCAAGAGGCGTGGGGAGGCGGTAGGCTTGACCTCCGAGGACCTCGAGGTCCTGGAAAAAGGCCTTCTGGAAGGCCTCTTGGAGGGGGCCACCACCCGAAGCAAGGTGGGCCAGACCCCTAGGCTTTACCTTCGGGTGGACTGGAAGGAAGGCTTCCGTCCCATGGGGGACCCGCGGGATGGCCTCAGTATACGCCCCGTGGAGGGGAAGGCCCCTGAGGGCATCCGCAGTGTGCGGGACTATGTGTTGCAGGCCCATGCTCTAAGCGAAAGCCTGAACTCCCTCCGGGAAAGCATCGCTAGGGTGCGGCTTTGGCAGCACCCTGACCTACAGCTCGAGGGTCTGAACCTGAGCGGCCTCTCCCTGGAGGAGGTGAACCTCTGA